Part of the Benincasa hispida cultivar B227 chromosome 12, ASM972705v1, whole genome shotgun sequence genome is shown below.
CATTCACCTCAATCTTGCCTTATATCTTTATTTATAATACACTTCTAGTGCACATCACAAAGAACAAACAATCAGTTAGGCAGTAAATGCttcaaaagggttggtaactgctgccgTCACGTTCTCTTCCAAgttaagagggtaatttggAAGGGGGTGAgacaataaaattaaattcacatTTTAAACCAAATCAATACTAtcttcaaaccctaattttattAGGAAAGAAAACATCATGCTTTTAATTCTCCAATCAATTATCACATGTTAACAATTATACATTTAAGATATgggaaatatagaaaatattaaaataactagGAAAAACACCtcaatagaattttttttaaggaaattttaatagataaaaaagtgtcaaactatttacagaaataaaaaaaaaagacactgATAGATGTTGATATACTTCTATgcgtgtctatcaatgatattagTGACAGACTTCTATAAGTTTTTATCACACATAGACACCAATAAATTTCcatcaacctctatcaaagaagattaaaattttgttattttgtgtaaatagtttcccttattcttttatttttgaaaatttcctttttcttaacCTAGGATTTAATATTCTACGAATTTCCTTGACATCAAAATATTGTAGGATCGTACGAGTTTTCCTGTAGGATTAGTCGAGGTGCATATAGACTGGTTCGGATACTCATggatatgaaaagaaaaatcttaatagatttatttagaagcaaacataatcaaattttcaaatataagaattatacttaaaaaaaattaattaagatgCATGATAGTGCTTATCAATAGTGGAATTTTTATctaaatgatatattttatgcattaatcaattaatttaaaacatacatcacatatatGCATAACATTCAAATGAAATAAAGCAAACTTGATTGGCATAGAGGAATTGAAACTTTCATGCAAGATAGTTATCTTAAAATTTGATGATAGAGGTTTGATTTCCAAGATTAATTGAGAACAAGCGAGAATCAACCAGATATTTTTCTAAGAATATTTTGTCAACTAACGATAATGATAACTTATCACATAATACACTTGACAGCGATAGTTTATAACTATCGACAATCGTTTTTGTTGACAATTATATAttcattacaaaattaaaaactaattataacctttcaaaaaaaaaaaaaagaaaaagaaggctaAACTGAACTTAGCTTCATAGTAACTGGCATTGTCTTCCTTTTTAGAGCTGTAGTGGAAGGTTCGATTTTTCATCCTCACaattattgtacttaagaaaagaaaagaaaagaaactagatatgagttttcttttaaaatatcattgatactatTATCTTAATATGAGATACGACGAATGAAATTAGTTGCGATAATTTTTAAATGTCATAGAAAGTGTCATAAAAtcttaaattgattaattttttaagagTTTGGAGAATCCATAAAATAATTAGTTTGGTTTACACTGAGATAAGCTCTGATATCATTTGAATGCCAATAATTTAAGAAAGACGAATGAATATATTCTcattaataaatatgaaaaacttaaaaataCAGAAGATCCGAAGCTAAACAGTGGATTTATGTATATAGAGAAATGAAAACTAGATTTGTAAAGACACATGCATACGTCTTAGTATATGAATCCAATCATCTCCATGCATCTCCTCCcatcacaaataaaaaaataaaaaaaataaaatgcacTCAAAtacttttcatcaatttaattCCCTCTATGATAATCAACAATTTGGTAGATGGCCTGAACAATAAGGATGGCGAAACCGAAAACAGCCGCAAAGAGGGAGATAATAGCCCATGGATTTTGAAAGTAATCATGTTTAAGACTTGCACACCATTGATTCCATGACAGGCTACAATGCTTATTCACCTTATAATGAACATCCGTTATATGGCTATCCAAATCCATAGCCGCTCCCTTCCCAAGCAAACTAAACAAATCCGCCGCACTTTCATCATTCCCAAGAGCGTTGGCTAATATCTTATCAGATGCCAACAACGCCACGTCTCTATCAACGTCGATCAAATTGTTCATCAAGATTACAAAAGATGTCACTTTGCTTCCAGCTTCTACATACAGTTTCTCAAATGCCATTACATTTAATAAAGTTGTTTCGGTGTCATCGTCCACTACTATATATGGCAATTCTAGCACGCCTTGTTTTGGGTTAAAACTCACGTCTGTAAGGTTTTTTGTAGGGCTGCTCTTGAATTTTATTCCTGCATCATGAAGCTGCGTTGCTTGTGGAATGATTTGACATTCTGGGTCGGATTGTTGATACGTTACTTTTGTCTTCCCACTTCGATCCTTTCTGTCTACCGGAGGATACAATAATGACGCTCGATACATATCCAAAATGTGCAACTCTCTTCCCATTACTGCTTCCTCATTGATGCACATTGGCTGACAGATTAGTGATCTCAGACTTTGGTCCTGTATGTGCAATACAGTCACATAAACCAAAACCATGCAAATTATGTACATTTATAAAAGGAGAAAGTTACATTGTGGAGTAACTATGTGACTAGTAATGGGCTTGAATTTATATATTAAGCAGTTATTAGGGGTATGCATGTAGGTTTTTGAATTCACATCTTTTAATTATGAGGTGGTCTTATTGTGGTTGTTTCATTCCGTAATAACTTATTTAATGGGTGCATCCACATTTAATAATAGTAAATAGAGAAAAATTTAGGTGCTATCCATCCCTTTTTAATTTGTATAGTCCAAACATTATTGATTGATTCAAAAGCTTAAACTAATGAGTGAACGTATATCATCTACAATCTAATAAAAGATTGTCATGtattaaacctttttttttaaataatgatttttaattttttttttttttatgtaaaggaaagagaaacatgaaattAGATGCAGAAGAGATTATATTCCCCTGtccgattatatatatatataatatatatatattaaattgagatttgaatatattgttataatatttcaattttaatttttaaaaatcatgaaAACTAAACATGTGAGAAATTTAActacttaattaaaaaaaatcattgtaaggatttaagttaattatttttttaaaaaaaatcccaatggaaaaaaaatttccatgAGAAACCCCTTCCCCACAAATTTATCATAGATAATCCCGTGAAAAATTTCGCATGAATGGAGAATGAAATGGGTAAAGTGAGGACATGGATAGGAAAATCATCCCTGGCCCCTCCCAATCCCATACACAACTCTATTGGcccaaattaaaattgtttCTTTTGCAACATATGGCTAGGGGAATGACAACATCAAgcttatgtaaaaaaaaaaaaaaaaaaaaaattacttgaactatttttaaaagtgataaattttcaaatttgcaaTTTCATGTATCTAATAAagtctctaaactaaaaaaatggtctaataaatatttgaagttAAAAATCTAATACATTCATAAAGTACCCCTTAAATATTCaaacttttttcttaaaaaaaaattaactgatctattaattagttttaaaattgaattttaaaaaaatgtcaacaaATTGCCTCTAGGATGTACCTCTTGGTTTGTGTTTGGCATATTGTCATACAACTCTTGAAGAAGCTGCATGGGTAGCTGATTCTCAAGCAACAACATGTCCCTCTTTATATCCCAACGCATAGTACTTAGCGAGTAGGGACATTCCTTGAAGAAATCCAACATGAAACACCCATCCACAATCATCACCTCCAAGAACTTGGCACCATCTTGCTTCCATTTTTCATCAAGCTTATCATATGCTCCCCACAGATTTTCCAAATTGTTTGACATACTCTCCACAATTGACTCCAAGTTCAGTCCATAGTCGTTTACGAAACGCCGAAACGCTTTCTGTTTTTCCTCTTCCATTGAAACTAAATGCTCTTTCCCATGGTGGTATGGCCCCAACGACACCAACTGTGGCTCGAAAGCCTTCGCTTGaatttttctcatgaattctggTATTTTGTAGATTGAAGGTTGGGTGCTTTCTCCTAATGGTCCCATCTCGTCCACCGCAGCTGAATCGAGAAGTTTATTGAGATTATTCTTGACCTGAATTACCACGTCGTCCTTCTTACCCACTTGGTTATCATTTCTAATGTGTCTGATGGGTAGCAGTGGCTGCTCCTCCATGTTTCTTGTAAAGTGCTACCAAAATTTGCACTCTATCATTATGCTAAAGCCTCGTggatatatatacacacataaacATTTACTACTTAATCGTGTGGTTGAATCACGACAACCCAAAACTTTTAAACGAATAGTTACTATgggttttaattatatcaatattttaa
Proteins encoded:
- the LOC120068024 gene encoding UPF0481 protein At3g47200-like, giving the protein MEEQPLLPIRHIRNDNQVGKKDDVVIQVKNNLNKLLDSAAVDEMGPLGESTQPSIYKIPEFMRKIQAKAFEPQLVSLGPYHHGKEHLVSMEEEKQKAFRRFVNDYGLNLESIVESMSNNLENLWGAYDKLDEKWKQDGAKFLEVMIVDGCFMLDFFKECPYSLSTMRWDIKRDMLLLENQLPMQLLQELYDNMPNTNQEDQSLRSLICQPMCINEEAVMGRELHILDMYRASLLYPPVDRKDRSGKTKVTYQQSDPECQIIPQATQLHDAGIKFKSSPTKNLTDVSFNPKQGVLELPYIVVDDDTETTLLNVMAFEKLYVEAGSKVTSFVILMNNLIDVDRDVALLASDKILANALGNDESAADLFSLLGKGAAMDLDSHITDVHYKVNKHCSLSWNQWCASLKHDYFQNPWAIISLFAAVFGFAILIVQAIYQIVDYHRGN